In the Longimicrobiales bacterium genome, one interval contains:
- a CDS encoding membrane dipeptidase, with protein sequence MTTMTHRSRLTALLAAVALASCGGGDAADSSAEAEAQLVERARGIHERVITLDTHDDISVANFTAERNYTMDLGNQVNLPKMEAGGLDVSWMVVYTGQGDLDQAGFDAAYANAIEKFDAIHRLTEEIAPDRIGLALTSDDVRRLNAEGKKIAMIGIENGYPVGMDISRVQEFAERGGRYMSLAHNGHSQLSDSNTGERDDVWLHGGLSDLGREVIAEMNKWGIMIDLSHPSKEANLEMMELSRAPVIGSHSAARSLGDVSRSMDDELLMALKENGGVIQTVAFSSYLLPEKNASHREALGALEASVAAEMGFEVVGRREQFGMSEEERAAYQEAFAPVAAAVESRMEAEVNAVAPPVDVADLVDNIDYMVNLIGLEHVGISSDFDGGGGVSGWNDAAETFNVTLELVRRGYSEDEIGMLWSGNLLRVLDEVQALAAEIQAGG encoded by the coding sequence ATGACCACCATGACCCATCGCTCCAGACTGACCGCCCTCCTCGCTGCCGTCGCCCTCGCATCATGTGGTGGCGGGGACGCTGCGGACTCCAGCGCCGAAGCCGAAGCCCAGCTCGTCGAGCGCGCACGTGGCATCCACGAGCGTGTGATCACACTCGACACACACGACGACATTAGCGTGGCCAACTTCACGGCTGAGCGGAACTACACGATGGACCTCGGCAATCAGGTGAACTTGCCGAAGATGGAGGCCGGGGGCCTCGATGTGTCCTGGATGGTCGTCTACACGGGCCAGGGAGATCTCGACCAAGCAGGCTTCGACGCCGCGTATGCCAACGCGATCGAGAAGTTCGACGCGATCCACCGTCTGACCGAAGAGATCGCTCCGGACCGGATCGGCCTCGCGCTCACGTCGGACGACGTGCGCCGGCTGAACGCCGAGGGCAAAAAGATCGCCATGATCGGGATCGAGAACGGCTACCCCGTCGGCATGGACATCAGTCGGGTGCAGGAATTCGCTGAGCGTGGTGGACGCTACATGTCGCTTGCGCACAACGGCCACTCGCAGCTCTCCGATTCCAACACCGGCGAGCGTGACGACGTCTGGCTCCACGGTGGCCTGAGCGACCTGGGTCGTGAAGTCATCGCGGAGATGAACAAGTGGGGCATCATGATCGATCTCTCACATCCGTCGAAGGAAGCGAACCTCGAGATGATGGAGCTGTCGCGTGCCCCGGTGATCGGGTCGCACTCGGCTGCACGCTCGCTCGGCGACGTGAGCCGGAGCATGGACGACGAGTTGCTGATGGCACTCAAAGAGAACGGCGGCGTGATCCAGACGGTAGCGTTCTCGAGCTACCTGCTCCCTGAGAAGAACGCTTCGCACCGCGAGGCGCTGGGCGCGCTGGAGGCCTCCGTCGCCGCCGAAATGGGCTTTGAGGTCGTCGGGCGACGCGAGCAGTTCGGGATGAGTGAGGAAGAGAGGGCTGCTTACCAGGAGGCGTTTGCCCCCGTCGCTGCTGCCGTGGAGTCCCGCATGGAAGCCGAGGTCAACGCGGTTGCTCCTCCGGTCGACGTCGCGGACCTCGTGGACAACATCGACTACATGGTGAACCTCATCGGCCTCGAGCACGTCGGTATCAGCTCCGACTTCGATGGAGGTGGTGGCGTCAGCGGCTGGAACGATGCGGCGGAGACGTTCAACGTCACGCTCGAGCTGGTTCGCCGCGGCTACTCCGAGGATGAGATCGGGATGCTGTGGAGCGGCAACCTGCTTCGGGTGCTCGACGAGGTGCAGGCGCTAGCGGCGGAGATTCAGGCCGGCGGCTGA